A region of Gracilinanus agilis isolate LMUSP501 chromosome 3, AgileGrace, whole genome shotgun sequence DNA encodes the following proteins:
- the ZNF639 gene encoding zinc finger protein 639 encodes MNEHPKKRKRKTLHPSRYSDSTGITKIADGFNGIFSDHCYSVCSMRQPDLKYFENKDDDSDTETSNDLPKFSEGIRRSRNQNHLVPSPVLRILDHSAFSAERSAADVEICEECESPEPTAQPPREESPVEVRTAEDVPIAAEVHAVSEDYDAEPENLSSESLQEPPAEEPPGKPCRLLDKSQGQPKWPLLRANSSGLYKCELCQFNSKYFSDLKQHAVLKHKRPDEGHVCRVCRESFPSGRRLLEHAKRHEEEPYPCKYCDYRAVLLESLSQHIADAHFGDHLYWCEQCDAQFSSSSELYLHFQEHSCDEQYLCQFCEHETNDPEDLHSHVVNEHACRLIELSDQDGRAAGGARGPYSLLAKISFDKCRNFFVCQVCGFRSRLHTNVNRHVAIEHTKIFPHVCDDCGKGFSSMLEYCKHLNSHLAEGIYLCQYCEYSTGQIEDLKTHLDFRHAADLPHKCTDCLMRFGSERELLGHLAVHETA; translated from the exons atgaatgaacatcctaaaaaaaggaaaaggaagactcTACATCCCTCTCGTTATTCAG ATTCTACTGGCATAACCAAAATTGCAGATGGATTCAATGGAATTTTCTCCGATCATTGTTACAGTGTCTGTTCTATGAGACagccagatttaaaatattttgaaaacaaag atgacgaTTCAGACACGGAGACCTCCAACGACTTGCCTAAATTCTCAGAAGGAATCAGAAGGAGCCGAAACCAGAACCACCTGGTTCCTAGCCCCGTGCTCAGGATTCTGGACCACAGCGCCTTCTCTGCAG AGAGGTCCGCGGCCGACGTGGAGATCTGCGAGGAGTGCGAGTCCCCCGAGCCCACGGCCCAGCCGCCGCGGGAGGAGAGCCCCGTGGAAGTGCGCACGGCCGAAGACGTGCCCATCGCGGCCGAGGTGCACGCCGTGTCCGAGGACTACGACGCCGAGCCCGAGAACCTGTCCTCGGAGAGCCTTCAGGAGCCGCCGGCCGAGGAGCCCCCCGGGAAGCCGTGCCGCCTCCTGGACAAGAGCCAGGGGCAGCCCAAGTGGCCCCTGCTGAGGGCCAACAGCAGCGGCCTGTACAAGTGCGAGCTGTGCCAGTTCAACAGCAAGTACTTCTCGGACCTGAAGCAGCACGCCGTGCTGAAGCACAAGCGGCCCGACGAGGGCCACGTGTGCCGGGTGTGCCGGGAGAGCTTCCCGAGCGGCCGCCGCCTGCTGGAGCACGCCAAGCGGCACGAGGAGGAGCCCTACCCGTGCAAGTACTGCGACTACCGCGCCGTGCTGCTGGAGAGCCTGAGCCAGCACATCGCCGACGCGCACTTCGGCGACCACCTGTACTGGTGCGAGCAGTGCGACGCGCAGTTCTCGTCCAGCAGCGAGCTCTACCTGCACTTCCAGGAGCACAGCTGCGACGAGCAGTACCTGTGCCAGTTCTGCGAGCACGAGACCAACGACCCCGAGGACCTGCACAGCCACGTGGTCAACGAGCACGCCTGCCGCCTCATCGAGCTCAGCGACCAGGACGGCCGCGCCGCGGGGGGCGCGCGCGGCCCCTACAGCCTGCTGGCCAAGATCTCCTTCGACAAGTGCCGCAACTTCTTCGTGTGCCAGGTGTGCGGCTTCCGCAGCCGGCTGCACACCAACGTCAACCGGCACGTGGCCATCGAGCACACCAAGATCTTCCCCCACGTGTGCGACGACTGCGGCAAGGGCTTCTCCAGCATGCTGGAGTACTGCAAGCACTTGAACTCGCACCTGGCCGAGGGCATCTACCTGTGCCAGTACTGCGAGTACTCCACGGGCCAGATCGAGGACCTCAAGACCCACCTGGACTTCCGGCACGCCGCCGACCTGCCCCACAAGTGCACCGACTGCCTCATGCGCTTCGGGAGCGAGCGGGAGCTCCTGGGCCACCTGGCCGTCCACGAGACGGCTTGA